In Granulicatella elegans, one genomic interval encodes:
- a CDS encoding DNA/RNA non-specific endonuclease gives MKNRFFKLFLLWMTTLTFAACSSNTQKEKQEGTNTTTAKVEQSQHLPESLLPFKRKKQMVLGELDSYKRSTQAHIQLRYDDKPTEQRESRINVDPVGWHNFKFPVDYSGKEAWFMNRGHLVGYQFSGLNDELRNLTPMTAYLNTGSMTGTDEKNPVAMLFYEEKLAAWLKQNKNAWLDYRVTPLYTDSELIPRQVELQYAGISANGRLIPIQFNTSIEEVNEDGTTRVILNNDAPNGTLDYQTGLAQSTLQSEKQEKIHPESKSKNDRTVYVANEGKATVYWYDKKRMPAKTNKAKVVEMSESQAKAQGKTHAEKE, from the coding sequence ATGAAAAATCGTTTTTTTAAACTTTTTCTTTTATGGATGACAACTTTAACATTTGCTGCTTGTTCATCGAATACTCAAAAAGAGAAGCAAGAGGGAACCAATACGACAACTGCTAAGGTTGAGCAATCACAGCATTTACCTGAATCTCTTTTACCATTTAAACGAAAAAAACAAATGGTATTAGGAGAATTGGATTCTTATAAACGTTCGACTCAGGCGCATATTCAATTGCGCTACGATGATAAACCAACAGAACAAAGAGAAAGTAGAATTAATGTTGATCCAGTTGGTTGGCATAACTTTAAATTCCCAGTCGATTATTCAGGAAAAGAAGCATGGTTCATGAATCGTGGACATTTAGTCGGATATCAATTTAGTGGATTGAATGATGAGTTGAGAAATTTAACACCGATGACAGCTTATTTAAATACTGGAAGTATGACAGGAACGGATGAAAAAAATCCTGTAGCGATGTTATTTTATGAAGAAAAATTAGCTGCTTGGTTAAAACAAAATAAAAATGCATGGCTTGATTATCGAGTAACGCCACTTTATACGGATTCAGAATTAATTCCTCGCCAAGTAGAATTGCAATATGCAGGAATCTCTGCAAATGGAAGATTGATTCCAATTCAATTTAATACTTCTATTGAAGAAGTGAATGAAGATGGAACTACTCGAGTTATTTTGAATAATGATGCACCAAATGGAACCCTGGATTATCAAACGGGCTTAGCACAATCAACGCTTCAAAGTGAAAAACAAGAAAAAATTCATCCTGAATCTAAGAGCAAAAATGATCGTACAGTTTACGTTGCGAATGAAGGAAAGGCAACAGTTTATTGGTACGACAAAAAGAGAATGCCTGCAAAAACGAACAAAGCAAAAGTAGTCGAAATGAGTGAATCCCAAGCAAAAGCACAAGGAAAGACTCATGCAGAAAAAGAATAA
- a CDS encoding helix-turn-helix domain-containing protein — protein MKSIITEEIKLRQRAVEYAIKHDNNAKAARKYHTTRQQIARWRSRYDGTAQSLLPKSRRPLHHPNEHKTEELELIRKMYKRYKRDGLAEVYVQCQRRRYTRSYGAMKKMIKKLQLTEKKEKRTYPKSKWTPIPTTYPGEKVQIDIKYVPQHCIGWDSKGLTIIK, from the coding sequence ATGAAATCTATTATAACAGAAGAAATCAAATTAAGACAGCGTGCAGTAGAATATGCCATAAAACATGATAATAACGCTAAAGCAGCAAGAAAATACCATACAACTAGACAACAAATTGCTCGATGGAGAAGTCGATATGATGGGACTGCACAATCATTGCTTCCAAAGAGTCGGAGACCTTTACATCATCCGAATGAACATAAAACAGAAGAATTAGAACTGATACGTAAAATGTACAAACGTTATAAAAGAGATGGATTAGCAGAGGTTTATGTACAATGTCAAAGAAGAAGGTACACACGTTCATATGGAGCTATGAAAAAAATGATTAAAAAACTTCAATTAACTGAGAAGAAAGAAAAAAGAACGTATCCTAAGAGTAAATGGACACCAATACCAACAACTTATCCAGGAGAAAAAGTACAAATAGACATTAAATATGTTCCTCAACACTGTATAGGATGGGACAGTAAGGGATTAACTATTATCAAATAA
- a CDS encoding LicD family protein, with amino-acid sequence MKRLTIEEVKQRELAILLAVDEFCKKENLHYFLNYGTLIGAIRHKGFIPWDDDIDIMMPRNDYERFKREFHSSQYDILSLETNQEYFNNFIKVVDNQTLITDTRNRKTYKSGIFIDIFPYDRIDDLKAVDKTYQLESFKLLSFSKHKNIVYKDSLIKDMIRTFFWTVLLPVSPRRFAYKIEKVIQQYTKQNGKYECLLASKLKEKEVFEAGIFDDVMDGEFEGHFFPIPKEYDRLLTQYYGDYLTLPPIEKQTNPHELEVYLKEEE; translated from the coding sequence ATGAAAAGATTAACGATAGAAGAAGTTAAACAAAGAGAATTAGCTATTCTTTTAGCCGTAGATGAGTTTTGTAAAAAGGAAAACCTTCATTATTTTCTTAATTATGGAACTTTAATCGGTGCGATTCGTCATAAAGGATTTATTCCTTGGGATGATGATATCGATATTATGATGCCAAGAAATGATTATGAACGCTTTAAACGTGAATTTCATTCAAGCCAATATGACATTTTATCATTAGAGACAAACCAAGAGTATTTTAATAACTTTATCAAAGTAGTTGATAACCAAACACTCATTACTGATACTAGAAATCGTAAAACTTATAAGAGTGGAATTTTTATCGATATTTTCCCTTATGATCGAATTGATGATTTGAAAGCAGTAGATAAAACTTATCAATTAGAAAGTTTCAAACTATTATCATTCAGTAAGCATAAAAATATTGTGTATAAAGATAGTTTGATAAAAGATATGATTCGTACATTTTTCTGGACAGTATTATTGCCTGTGTCTCCAAGAAGATTTGCATATAAAATTGAAAAAGTGATTCAACAATATACAAAACAGAATGGAAAATACGAATGTTTATTAGCTTCTAAATTAAAAGAAAAAGAAGTATTTGAAGCAGGAATTTTTGATGATGTCATGGATGGAGAATTTGAAGGACATTTCTTCCCGATTCCGAAAGAATATGACCGATTATTAACACAATATTATGGAGATTATTTAACATTACCTCCAATTGAAAAACAAACCAACCCACATGAATTGGAAGTTTATTTAAAAGAAGAGGAGTAG
- a CDS encoding LicD family protein, which translates to MPKYLMKEELKQTQLDILKYIDRICKENDIQYFVSYGTLLGAVRHKGFIPWDDDIDISMYRSEYDKFIQAVEKDQHPYYKILSKETSDWYFQNFLVVTDERTVVEDHIKVDRHDTSVFVDVFPIERYDDVTLIDKAHLMATLRMIAYIKLQYVQYGDSQLKDICRKIMWYVLRIVNPRWFGNRIDALIKKYRKEDGQYEGLVGCGKDGRKEVFPRGTFEELIELPFEDMMVPAPKEYDVFLSQFYGDYMTVPSQEEIDYKSHLLQAYRKDEQ; encoded by the coding sequence ATGCCAAAGTATTTAATGAAAGAAGAATTAAAACAAACGCAACTAGATATTTTAAAATATATTGATCGTATTTGTAAAGAAAATGATATTCAGTATTTTGTCAGTTATGGAACTTTATTAGGCGCTGTTCGTCATAAAGGATTTATTCCATGGGATGATGATATTGATATTTCAATGTATCGTTCTGAATATGATAAATTTATTCAAGCAGTTGAAAAAGATCAACATCCTTACTACAAAATTTTAAGTAAGGAAACTTCTGATTGGTATTTCCAAAACTTCTTAGTAGTGACAGATGAACGTACTGTGGTAGAAGATCATATTAAAGTGGATCGTCATGATACAAGTGTATTCGTAGATGTTTTTCCAATCGAACGTTATGATGATGTAACATTAATCGACAAGGCGCATTTAATGGCAACTTTACGAATGATTGCATACATTAAATTACAATATGTCCAATATGGAGATAGTCAGTTAAAAGATATTTGTCGTAAAATCATGTGGTATGTGCTACGAATTGTAAATCCACGTTGGTTTGGTAATCGAATCGATGCCTTAATTAAAAAATATCGTAAAGAAGATGGACAATATGAAGGGCTTGTTGGTTGCGGAAAAGATGGTCGAAAAGAAGTATTCCCTCGTGGAACTTTTGAAGAATTAATTGAATTACCATTTGAAGATATGATGGTTCCTGCACCAAAAGAATACGATGTATTTCTTTCTCAATTTTATGGGGACTATATGACGGTTCCTTCTCAAGAAGAAATTGATTATAAGAGCCATCTATTACAAGCTTATCGTAAAGATGAACAATAA
- a CDS encoding oligosaccharide flippase family protein, which yields MKNIKVNAIANLLMRVLNIVFPLITGPYIARILNKTEYGYFNITNTFIGLFIPFATLGIYNYGIRAISKAKENKQEINRIFSLLFYISLFCTVITTIVYFIITFQMEGAPVLKTLYYIMAIQVFAQFLNIEWMNEAFENYTFILYKTLFIRIFMLVSIFTFVKTEHDIVPYAFLMSIATLLNYLASFFWIKKEVHFVGVQWKDVKAVIQPLIAILLLANAGMLYTYLDRIFLSRIALPEYVSYYTIAQTLVFSISGVISGAVSVSIPRLGYYLGINDKKAYDDLVNKGGRIFMFCITPLNFGLAILASHATVLYAGEQYLDASFSVFLFALRSIPWAMALILENQIIFVQGYENKLTMFYFIGGGLNLVLNSILATVGITKPEWYILTTIVAELLVIGLDILLINNNQLIDLRKLFIHAGKYVLYSSGFFIIYGLISWIRPIEMVVNGALLINIFVTIISCVIYYVVVLALVKDEIFYEVINAVKNKVWKKG from the coding sequence ATGAAAAATATTAAAGTAAATGCTATCGCAAATCTTTTAATGCGAGTATTAAATATTGTTTTTCCACTAATTACAGGTCCCTATATTGCTAGAATTTTAAATAAAACAGAGTATGGGTATTTCAATATTACGAATACTTTCATCGGATTATTTATACCTTTTGCAACGTTAGGAATTTATAATTATGGAATTCGAGCTATTAGTAAGGCAAAGGAAAACAAACAAGAGATTAATCGAATCTTTTCATTACTCTTTTATATTTCCTTATTTTGTACGGTTATAACAACGATTGTCTATTTTATCATTACTTTCCAAATGGAAGGTGCTCCTGTATTAAAAACATTGTATTACATTATGGCGATACAAGTGTTTGCACAGTTTTTAAATATTGAATGGATGAATGAAGCGTTTGAAAATTACACGTTTATTTTGTATAAGACTTTATTTATTCGAATCTTTATGCTCGTTTCTATTTTTACATTTGTAAAAACAGAGCATGATATTGTACCGTATGCTTTCTTAATGTCCATTGCGACACTGTTAAATTATTTAGCTAGTTTCTTTTGGATTAAGAAAGAAGTCCACTTTGTTGGTGTTCAATGGAAAGATGTTAAAGCTGTTATTCAACCGTTAATTGCTATTCTTTTATTAGCAAATGCAGGAATGCTTTACACGTATTTAGACCGAATCTTCTTATCAAGAATTGCTTTACCAGAATATGTATCGTATTACACGATTGCTCAAACATTAGTATTCTCTATTTCTGGAGTTATTAGTGGAGCGGTGAGTGTTAGTATTCCAAGACTTGGGTATTATTTAGGAATTAATGATAAGAAAGCCTATGATGATTTAGTCAATAAGGGCGGAAGAATTTTTATGTTCTGTATTACGCCATTGAATTTTGGATTAGCCATTTTAGCAAGTCATGCGACTGTATTATATGCAGGAGAGCAATATTTAGATGCTAGCTTTAGTGTGTTCCTATTTGCTCTTCGTTCCATTCCATGGGCAATGGCATTAATTTTAGAAAATCAAATTATTTTTGTACAAGGTTATGAAAATAAATTAACGATGTTCTACTTTATTGGTGGAGGATTAAATTTAGTGTTGAATTCTATTCTAGCTACTGTTGGGATTACAAAACCAGAATGGTATATTTTAACAACAATTGTAGCTGAATTATTAGTCATCGGATTAGACATCTTATTAATTAACAATAATCAGTTAATCGATTTAAGAAAATTATTTATTCATGCAGGTAAATACGTTCTTTATTCATCAGGATTTTTTATTATTTATGGGTTAATTTCTTGGATTCGTCCAATTGAAATGGTCGTGAATGGGGCATTGCTCATCAATATTTTTGTAACAATTATTAGTTGTGTCATTTATTATGTAGTCGTATTAGCACTTGTCAAAGATGAAATTTTCTATGAAGTCATTAATGCTGTAAAAAATAAAGTATGGAAGAAAGGATAA
- a CDS encoding glycosyltransferase family 2 protein: MSELISVIVPVYNVEQYLEKCVQSIQAQTYSNLEILLVDDGATDSSGRLCDELSKTDERITVIHKENGGLSSARNKGQKYAKGDYVLFVDSDDYIHEEMIASLYQQLIAENADVSSCNVMNVYTTKQTPQCDREDLYLVLNREEFLREYLIGQKVPGTICNKLIRKEIAEKIEFPVGKIYEDAFYHFQLVQIAEKYVVNTKPYYYYYHRQQSITTNPYRERDLVYITIYQQFYDLVKQQFPNLKEEAFFRLSYAYFYILDKMLVEDDFETLADYPRVRHYLKQHAFDIAKNTIFQKGRRIAALVLKINIHLYRKLMLANMEKNKKIHD; encoded by the coding sequence ATGAGTGAATTAATTAGTGTCATTGTTCCTGTATACAATGTCGAACAATATTTAGAAAAATGTGTTCAATCGATTCAAGCACAAACTTATTCAAATTTAGAAATTTTATTAGTCGATGATGGTGCTACCGATTCAAGTGGTCGACTATGTGATGAATTATCTAAAACAGATGAGAGAATAACAGTTATTCATAAAGAAAATGGAGGCTTATCTTCTGCAAGAAATAAAGGGCAAAAGTATGCCAAAGGGGATTATGTATTATTCGTAGATTCAGATGATTACATTCATGAAGAAATGATTGCATCCCTTTATCAGCAACTCATTGCAGAAAATGCAGATGTTTCGAGTTGTAATGTTATGAATGTTTATACTACAAAACAAACACCACAATGTGATCGAGAAGATTTGTATTTAGTATTAAATAGGGAAGAGTTTTTAAGAGAATATTTAATTGGACAAAAAGTTCCCGGCACGATTTGTAATAAATTAATTCGAAAAGAAATTGCTGAAAAGATAGAATTTCCAGTCGGAAAAATTTATGAAGATGCATTTTATCACTTTCAATTAGTTCAAATTGCTGAAAAATATGTCGTTAATACAAAACCGTATTATTATTATTATCATAGACAGCAAAGTATTACGACAAATCCTTATCGTGAACGTGATTTAGTGTATATTACGATTTATCAACAATTTTATGATTTAGTAAAACAGCAATTTCCAAATTTGAAAGAAGAAGCATTCTTTCGATTATCGTACGCATATTTTTATATTTTAGATAAGATGTTAGTGGAAGATGATTTTGAAACTTTAGCAGATTATCCAAGAGTGCGTCACTATTTGAAACAACATGCCTTTGATATTGCGAAAAATACTATTTTCCAAAAAGGAAGAAGAATTGCTGCTTTGGTACTAAAAATTAATATTCATCTATATCGAAAATTGATGCTGGCGAATATGGAGAAGAATAAGAAAATTCATGATTAA
- a CDS encoding tRNA (mnm(5)s(2)U34)-methyltransferase, with protein MIQNAQKFSHSMLQECIKPGDCVVDATMGNGNDTIFLSKLVQNEGKVFAFDVQEAALIRTKANIQPLDTKENIQLICDSHANLSIYIQQPIQAAIFNLGYLPGSDKSIITTPDSTIRAIKSMMELLTIGGRIVLVCYWGHVGGDTELSQLQNFLPTLDQHEWTVLQYQFINQQNQPPICFVIERKR; from the coding sequence ATGATTCAAAATGCCCAAAAATTCAGCCATTCCATGTTACAAGAATGTATCAAACCAGGAGACTGTGTGGTAGATGCAACAATGGGGAATGGAAATGACACCATTTTCCTTTCAAAACTTGTTCAAAACGAAGGAAAAGTCTTCGCTTTTGATGTTCAAGAAGCAGCACTGATTCGTACAAAAGCAAATATTCAACCATTAGACACGAAAGAAAATATTCAGCTCATTTGTGACTCCCATGCAAATTTATCTATTTATATTCAACAGCCAATTCAAGCTGCCATCTTTAATTTAGGATACTTACCTGGAAGTGATAAATCGATTATTACGACTCCCGACTCAACGATTCGTGCCATTAAATCCATGATGGAACTATTAACAATTGGTGGTCGTATCGTATTAGTATGTTATTGGGGACATGTTGGTGGAGATACAGAATTATCTCAATTACAAAATTTTCTTCCAACATTAGACCAACATGAATGGACAGTGTTGCAATATCAATTTATCAACCAACAAAATCAACCACCTATTTGCTTTGTCATAGAGAGAAAACGATAA
- a CDS encoding LysM peptidoglycan-binding domain-containing protein, which produces MLETRNERFLRMKKEKQSQKVQMMNQSLKRSLIVVGTTACVGLYISPVEQLLSANYSVVEASTAATQFLRNIIPAAQNVARGKDIYTSVMIAQAALESGWGTSALSKAPNHNLFGVKGSYNGQSVNMQTLEDSGGQNYYSIQANFRKYPSYKESLEDYVDKIVNGISGAPLFYSGAWKSKTNSYQDATSYLTGRYATDTAYGAKLNRIIEQFGLTKYDTETAVNMAEKIASNETTTTTGNSYTVVSGDSLYAIARKTGTSIQELLSLNGLNLNSIIHPGQVLALSSKAATTETKQEESASKEEKAAEETTNEETSTNTKQASEGGTYTVVSGDGLYAIARKTGTSIDDLLSLNGLSLNSTIYPGQVLKLSVSSETSAHESSTSNEEESSTKETTSEESAASSEQESTGGTYTVVSGDGLYAIARKTGTSIDDLLSLNGLSLNSTIYPGQVLKLSVSSETSAYESSTSNEEESSSSTKETTSEESAASSEQESTGGTYTVVSGDGLYAIARKTGTSIGDLLSLNGLSLNSTIYPGQVLTLSANSEVATSEETTSSTNAKMYYVHSGDSLYRIAYNHGISLSTLLEWNHLSVDSIIHPGQGLIVSNGSSSSSEEAETTAEVSEEASSGSVTTYTVQPGDGLWRIAKNHGLTLDELKSLNQLTSNIIQPGQVLIVSK; this is translated from the coding sequence ATGCTAGAGACTAGAAATGAAAGATTTTTGAGAATGAAAAAAGAAAAACAGTCACAAAAGGTTCAAATGATGAATCAATCGTTAAAAAGATCTTTAATTGTAGTGGGAACAACAGCCTGTGTTGGTTTATATATTTCACCAGTCGAACAATTATTATCAGCAAACTATAGTGTAGTAGAGGCTTCAACTGCTGCTACGCAATTTTTACGGAATATTATTCCAGCAGCTCAAAATGTTGCAAGAGGAAAAGATATTTATACTTCAGTTATGATTGCTCAAGCTGCTCTTGAATCAGGTTGGGGAACAAGTGCCTTATCAAAAGCACCAAACCATAATTTATTTGGTGTAAAAGGAAGCTATAATGGACAATCTGTCAATATGCAAACATTAGAAGATAGTGGTGGACAAAACTATTACAGTATTCAAGCGAACTTTAGAAAATATCCGTCTTACAAAGAATCATTAGAAGATTATGTAGATAAAATTGTTAATGGGATTTCTGGTGCGCCATTATTTTATTCTGGTGCTTGGAAGAGTAAGACGAATAGTTATCAAGATGCTACATCTTATTTAACTGGACGTTATGCAACGGATACTGCATACGGTGCAAAATTAAATCGTATTATTGAACAATTTGGTTTAACAAAATATGATACAGAAACTGCTGTCAATATGGCAGAGAAAATTGCAAGTAATGAAACAACTACAACAACTGGAAATAGTTATACAGTTGTTAGTGGAGATAGCTTATATGCGATTGCTCGTAAAACAGGAACAAGTATTCAAGAGTTATTAAGCTTAAATGGATTAAATTTAAACTCCATTATTCACCCTGGACAAGTGTTAGCATTATCTTCAAAAGCAGCAACAACTGAAACAAAACAAGAAGAAAGTGCTTCTAAAGAAGAAAAGGCTGCTGAAGAAACTACAAACGAAGAAACTTCAACAAATACTAAACAAGCTTCAGAAGGTGGAACGTATACAGTTGTCAGTGGAGATGGTTTATATGCGATTGCTCGAAAAACAGGAACGTCAATTGATGATTTATTGAGCTTAAATGGATTAAGTTTAAATTCAACCATTTATCCAGGACAAGTCTTAAAATTATCAGTAAGCAGTGAAACATCTGCACATGAATCAAGTACTTCAAATGAGGAAGAAAGTTCAACAAAAGAAACAACGAGTGAAGAAAGTGCAGCAAGTTCAGAACAAGAATCAACAGGAGGAACGTACACAGTTGTTAGTGGCGATGGTTTATATGCGATTGCTCGAAAAACAGGAACGTCAATTGATGATTTATTAAGTTTAAACGGATTAAGTTTAAACTCAACCATTTATCCAGGACAAGTCTTAAAATTATCAGTAAGCAGTGAAACATCTGCATATGAATCAAGTACTTCAAATGAGGAAGAAAGTTCAAGTTCAACAAAAGAAACAACGAGTGAAGAAAGTGCAGCAAGTTCAGAACAAGAATCAACAGGAGGAACGTACACAGTTGTTAGTGGCGATGGTTTATATGCGATTGCTCGTAAAACAGGAACGTCAATTGGGGATTTATTAAGTTTAAATGGATTAAGTTTAAACTCAACCATTTATCCAGGACAAGTTCTAACATTATCAGCGAATAGTGAAGTTGCTACATCTGAAGAAACGACTTCTTCAACAAATGCAAAAATGTATTATGTTCATAGTGGAGATTCGTTATACCGTATAGCGTATAATCACGGAATTTCTTTATCAACCTTATTAGAATGGAATCACTTAAGTGTCGATAGTATCATTCACCCTGGTCAAGGTTTAATTGTTTCTAATGGATCAAGTAGTTCATCTGAAGAAGCAGAAACAACTGCAGAAGTGTCAGAAGAAGCAAGTTCAGGTTCTGTAACTACTTATACTGTTCAACCAGGTGATGGTCTATGGCGAATTGCGAAAAATCACGGATTAACTTTAGATGAATTAAAATCTTTAAATCAATTAACTTCTAACATTATTCAACCAGGACAAGTCTTGATTGTTTCAAAATAA
- the leuS gene encoding leucine--tRNA ligase, which translates to MSFNHHEIEPKWQKFWLDNHTFKTTEDKGKKNFYALDMFPYPSGQGLHVGHPEGYTATDVVSRMKRAQGYNVLHPMGWDAFGLPAEQYALDTGNDPAEFTLKNIATFKRQIQELGFSYDWDREINTTDPNYYKWTQWIFTKLVEKGLAYEAEVPVNWCPALGTVLANEEVIDGKSERGGHPVYRKPMKQWMLKITAYADRLLEDLDDLDWPESIKDMQRNWIGRSKGAQVTFKVKDSDESFEVFTTRPDTLFGATYTVLSPEHELVQKIVTSEQKEAVDAYIATVATKSDLERTELAKEKTGVFTGAYAINPVNGKEIPIWIADYVLVSYGTGAIMAVPAHDERDYEFAKVFGLNIIPVIEGGDVSQEAYTGDGVHIHSEFLDGLNKADAIEKMNEWLKEQGVGEAKVSYRLRDWLFSRQRYWGEPIPVIHWEDGTMTTVPEEELPLVLPKTDKIKPSGTGESPLAAIEEWLYVTDEKTGLKGRRETNTMPQWAGSSWYFVRYIDPHNQEQIADPEKLKQWLPVDLYIGGAEHAVLHLLYARFWYKVLYDLGVVPNKEPFQKLFNQGMILGEGNEKMSKSKGNVVNPDDVVRQYGADTLRLYEMFMGPLDASIAWSEKGLEGSRKFLERVWRLLVDEEGKLRDRITTFNDGSLDKIYHQTVKKVTEDYEALRFNTAISQMMIFVNEAYKTEALPVQYMKGLVQLLAPIAPHLGEELWSKLGATESISYVAWPTYDEAFLVENEVEVIFQVNGKIKARVMVPANSDAVAMEEIARNHKSVKSAIEGKTVRKVIAVPGKLVNIVAN; encoded by the coding sequence ATGTCATTTAATCATCATGAAATCGAACCAAAATGGCAAAAGTTTTGGTTAGATAATCATACATTTAAAACTACGGAAGATAAAGGGAAGAAAAATTTCTATGCATTAGATATGTTCCCATATCCATCAGGACAAGGCTTGCACGTAGGGCATCCAGAAGGATATACAGCAACAGACGTTGTTTCACGTATGAAACGTGCCCAAGGGTATAATGTATTACACCCAATGGGATGGGATGCATTTGGGTTGCCAGCAGAACAATATGCGTTAGATACAGGAAACGATCCTGCTGAATTTACATTGAAAAATATTGCAACTTTCAAACGTCAAATTCAAGAACTAGGATTTAGTTATGACTGGGATCGAGAAATTAATACAACAGATCCAAATTACTATAAATGGACTCAATGGATTTTTACAAAATTAGTAGAAAAAGGTTTAGCGTATGAAGCAGAAGTACCGGTTAACTGGTGCCCTGCATTAGGAACAGTATTAGCCAATGAAGAAGTTATTGATGGTAAATCAGAACGTGGTGGACATCCAGTGTACCGTAAACCAATGAAACAATGGATGTTAAAAATTACTGCTTATGCGGATCGTTTATTAGAAGATTTGGATGATTTAGATTGGCCAGAAAGCATTAAAGATATGCAAAGAAACTGGATTGGTCGTTCTAAAGGAGCACAAGTAACGTTTAAAGTAAAAGATTCAGATGAAAGTTTTGAAGTATTTACAACTCGTCCTGATACATTATTTGGAGCAACTTATACTGTATTATCGCCAGAACATGAATTAGTTCAAAAAATTGTAACTTCAGAACAAAAAGAGGCAGTTGATGCTTACATTGCTACTGTAGCTACTAAATCAGATTTAGAACGTACTGAATTAGCAAAAGAAAAAACAGGAGTATTTACAGGAGCTTATGCCATTAACCCTGTTAACGGAAAAGAAATTCCAATTTGGATTGCAGACTATGTATTAGTTAGTTATGGAACAGGAGCGATTATGGCGGTACCTGCACATGACGAACGTGACTATGAATTTGCAAAAGTATTTGGACTAAACATTATTCCAGTTATTGAAGGTGGAGATGTTTCTCAAGAAGCTTATACTGGAGATGGCGTGCATATTCATTCTGAATTTTTAGATGGCTTAAATAAAGCAGATGCAATTGAAAAAATGAATGAATGGTTGAAAGAACAAGGCGTTGGAGAAGCAAAAGTAAGTTATCGTCTACGTGACTGGTTATTCTCTCGTCAACGTTATTGGGGTGAACCAATTCCTGTAATTCATTGGGAAGATGGTACAATGACAACTGTTCCTGAAGAAGAGTTACCATTAGTCTTACCAAAAACAGATAAAATTAAACCAAGTGGTACAGGTGAATCACCACTAGCAGCTATTGAAGAATGGTTATATGTAACGGATGAGAAAACAGGATTAAAAGGACGTCGTGAAACTAATACAATGCCACAATGGGCAGGAAGTTCATGGTATTTTGTTCGTTATATTGATCCTCATAATCAAGAACAAATTGCAGATCCTGAGAAATTAAAACAATGGTTACCAGTTGACTTATATATTGGTGGAGCAGAACATGCGGTATTACACTTATTATATGCTCGTTTCTGGTATAAAGTATTATACGACTTAGGAGTTGTTCCTAATAAAGAACCATTCCAAAAATTATTTAACCAAGGGATGATTCTTGGTGAAGGCAATGAAAAAATGTCTAAATCAAAAGGAAATGTTGTGAATCCAGATGATGTTGTTCGTCAATATGGGGCAGATACATTACGTCTATATGAAATGTTTATGGGACCATTGGATGCTTCAATTGCTTGGAGTGAAAAAGGTCTTGAAGGAAGCCGTAAATTCTTAGAACGTGTTTGGAGATTATTAGTGGACGAAGAAGGTAAATTACGCGATCGTATTACAACTTTCAATGATGGTTCATTAGATAAAATTTATCATCAAACAGTTAAGAAAGTTACAGAAGATTACGAAGCATTACGCTTTAATACAGCAATTTCTCAAATGATGATTTTTGTAAATGAAGCGTATAAAACAGAAGCACTTCCAGTTCAGTATATGAAAGGATTAGTTCAATTATTAGCACCAATTGCTCCACACTTAGGAGAAGAATTATGGTCTAAACTAGGCGCAACTGAATCGATTAGCTATGTTGCATGGCCAACTTATGATGAAGCTTTCTTAGTAGAAAATGAAGTAGAAGTAATCTTCCAAGTAAATGGAAAAATTAAAGCTCGTGTAATGGTTCCAGCTAATAGTGATGCAGTAGCAATGGAAGAAATTGCAAGAAATCATAAATCTGTAAAATCAGCTATTGAAGGAAAAACAGTTCGTAAAGTCATTGCAGTTCCAGGAAAATTGGTAAACATTGTAGCCAACTAA